ATCCGTTGTTCATCGTAATGGGTTCGGTCCTGGTCTTCCTGCTGATCTTCATCCTGCGAATGACCGGTCCGAAAGGGTTGGCCACCGCCATGACGGAGTCCGACTATAAATACCGAGTTGCCAACTGGCTGGAAGAGATCGCGCGCACGCTCAGCACATTCAAACTGGCCGGCCACACCAGCTTCGCGCTCGACAAGACCGACCACCTCGTCAGCAATTACGTTCAGGCGCGGGAAGATCACTTTCGGGTGTTGAAGAAGCAGTATTACAGCTTCGTCGTCTTCAAGACCATCGTAACCGCCATGCTGCTCATCCTGGGCGCGGTGCTGATCGTAGACCGGCAGATCAACCTCGGTCAATTCGTTGCGGCGGGAGATCGTGATCATCATGACCATCAATTCGATCGAAAAGATCATCCTGAAGATCGACAAGGTGTACGATGTGCTCGTCGGCGTTGAAAAAATAACCAAGGTGACCAGTCTGCCGGTCGAGGAATACAAAGGGATCGACCTGGTAGTACCGAAGAACTCCGGGTTGAGCATCCGCACCGAAAAACCTCGGCTACCGGTTTCCGGATCGCGCTCAACCAACCCTGAACGGCGTGAGCCTGAAGGTTGATGCATCGGAACGCATCGCGATCACCGGTTACAACAGCAGCGGCAAGAGCACGCTGATCAACCTTATCCTGGGATTGTACGATTCCTACTCCGGTAATATCCAGTTCAACGGGGTTTCTCTGCGTGAGCTCAACAAGGCTTCGCTGATGAATCATGTCGGCGATTTCGTTTCTGAGGAAGCATTGTTTGACGGGACCATACTCGAAAACATCAGCATCGGCCGGAAAGGCGTCACCATGGAGGATGTCTTGTGGGCATGCAAAGCGGCCGGTCTGAATGACTTTCTCTCGGGTTTACCGGAAGGCTTGAATAGCGCCTGGTCGGCGGGCCTGTTCGGGTGCCGGAAAGCATGGTGAAGAAGATCGTCATCGCCCGGAACATCGTGGAACATCCCGCGTTGCTCATCCTCGACGATTTTCTGCTTGGTGTCGAGCGGAGGGAAAAGAAGCGCATCCTGGAATTGATTCTCGACCGCAACTACGGCTGGACCGTCATCCTGATTTCGAACGATCCCGTCGTATTGACGGCGGTCGACCGGGTCGTGGTCATGAAGGAAGGCCGTATCGTCGATGAGGGAACGTTCGACGCATTGTCCTCCCGCAGTGAAGAATTTCGCGAACTCATTCAAAACTATCCAGCAAGCCTCTAAGCCATGGGACAGAACATACCTCCGGTAAACGACCGGTCGCTGCCCTTCAAAGCGGTGAGCCTCGTGCGCGATACGCGCTATGCGAAGAAGTTCGCACGAATCACCTCCGGGATCTTCATCCTGCTCTTCCTGCTGTTGTTCATGCCCTGGACACAGAATATCCGGTCCAGCGGCTCGGTGACGACCTACCTGCCACAAGACCGGCCGCAATCACTGCAATCGGTTATCCCGGGAAGAATTGAACGATGGTACATTCGTGAAGGTCAATTCGTCCACAAGGGCGACACGATCGTACGCATCAGCGAGATCCGGAAAATTCTTCGACCCGAAACTGCTGGAACGCGTGAGCGACCAGATCAAAGCGAAGGAGGGTTCACAATCGTCTACCGCCGCCAAGGTCTCCGCGCTTGCGCAACAGATCAACGCCTTGCAAAAGAAAAAGTACTCTCCTGGAAAAGCCCGGAACAAAGTGAAGCAGGCGGAGCTGAAGATCCTCAGCGACAGTGCCGAATTGCAGGCCATCCGCGTCGATATGGAGATCGCCCGTGTCCAGGCCCGCCGCGCCGATTCGTTGCTCAAGCGGGGCTTGATCGCGCTGACCGAACAGGAACGCCGCAACCTCAAGCAGCAGGAAACCACCGCCAAACAAGTGGCGGTCGAGAACAAGTTGCTTACTTCCAAGAACGAACTGATCAACGCGAACATCGAACTCGGTTCGCTCGAAGCCGAATACTCCAACAAGATCAGCAAAGCGGAGTCGGAACTGAACAGCGCGCTGTCCTATCTTTATGAGACCCAGGCGGAGATCGCGAAGATGAACATCGACTTCTCCAGCCTCAGCATACGCAGTTCGTTCTACTTCGTCACGGCTCCGCAAGACGGGTATGTCGTACAGGCGAAAGTGTCGGGTGTGG
The sequence above is drawn from the Bacteroidota bacterium genome and encodes:
- a CDS encoding biotin/lipoyl-binding protein, which codes for MGQNIPPVNDRSLPFKAVSLVRDTRYAKKFARITSGIFILLFLLLFMPWTQNIRSSGSVTTYLPQDRPQSLQSVIPGRIERWYIREGQFVHKGDTIVRISEIRKILRPETAGTRERPDQSEGGFTIVYRRQGLRACATDQRLAKEKVLSWKSPEQSEAGGAEDPQRQCRIAGHPRRYGDRPCPGPPRRFVAQAGLDRADRTGTPQPQAAGNHRQTSGGREQVAYFQERTDQREHRTRFARSRILQQDQQSGVGTEQRAVLSL
- a CDS encoding ATP-binding cassette domain-containing protein — protein: MSLKVDASERIAITGYNSSGKSTLINLILGLYDSYSGNIQFNGVSLRELNKASLMNHVGDFVSEEALFDGTILENISIGRKGVTMEDVLWACKAAGLNDFLSGLPEGLNSAWSAGLFGCRKAW